A stretch of Malus sylvestris chromosome 11, drMalSylv7.2, whole genome shotgun sequence DNA encodes these proteins:
- the LOC126589481 gene encoding serrate RNA effector molecule-like, with amino-acid sequence MAEIMNMPVDSLDRRSDRKEKSSEDPQSPPQEAPAPPQPAAPSRRRDRDERDRGRDDRDLDRPPSRRPDYYDRNRSPPPPAIRERDRDRERDYKRRGSLSPPPRDRRHSPPRRSPPPPFKRSRREDGGYDGRRGSPRGGFGPGDRRLGYDYPGGYDREMGGRPGYGDERPHGRYVGHPSGGYGPGDWDSGRGGFGDASSTGTTQREGLMSYKQFIQELEDDILPSEAERRYQEYKTEYVSTQKRAYFNAHKDEDWLKDKYHPTNLLTVIERRNELARKVAKDFLLDLQSGTLDLGPGVNSAASNKPGHNSEPNSEDETDVGGKRRRPGREPNKENVLLSAAPKAHPVSSEPRRIQVDIEQAQALVRKLDSEKGIVENILYGPDNDKNREKLHGGSTGPVIIIRGLTSVKGLEGIELLDTLITYLWRIHGLDYYGMSESNEAKGLRHVRAEGKSSNLTSNGNESEEKLDLRWQERLQSQDPLEIMTAKEKIDTTASESLDPYVRKIRDEKYGWKYGCGAKGCTKLFHAAEFVHKHLKLKHPELVMEVTSKLREELYFQNYMNDVDAPGGTPIMQQSVLRDKPQRRRPVENRLKDERGNRRERDNRVNGGERFDRSENMQSSEFQPNNDGPDGGNPDEPMFDNFGGQGMRVGPPFPSDIPPPPVLMPVPGAGPLGPFVPAPPEVAMQMLRDQGGPPPFEGSGRNVWSGPQMSGPSPILALSPAFRQDPRRLRSYQDLDAPEDEVTVIDYRSL; translated from the exons ATGGCCGAGATCATGAACATGCCCGTCGACTCCTTGGACCGTCGTTCTGATCGCAAAGAGAAGTCCTCCGAAGATCCCCAATCCCCGCCGCAAGAGGCACCAGCTCCACCTCAGCCTGCCGCACCCTCGCGAAGGCGCGACAGAGACGAAAGGGACAGAGGCAGAGACGATAGGGACCTCGACCGCCCTCCCAGTCGCCGCCCCGATTACTACGATCGAAATCGCTCCCCTCCGCCTCCTGCTATTCGAGAGAGggatagagatagagagagggacTATAAGCGCCGGGGCAGCCTCAGTCCTCCACCCAGGGACCGCAGGCACTCTCCGCCACGGAGGTCTCCTCCACCTCCGTTCAAGCGGTCTAGGAGGGAAGATGGAGGGTATGATGGCAGGAGAGGGAGTCCCAGAGGAGGGTTTGGACCTGGGGATAGGAG GTTGGGATATGATTATCCAGGTGGATACGATCGTGAGATGGGGGGTAGACCTGGTTATGGTGACGAAAGACCTCATGGTCGGTATGTTGGACACCCATCTGGCGGCTATGGTCCTGGTG ACTGGGATTCAGGAAGGGGTGGTTTTGGTGATGCTTCCAGCACTGGGACTACTCAAAG AGAAGGGTTGATGTCATACAAACAATTTATTCAGGAGCTTGAAGATGACATTCTTCCATCCGAAGCTGAGCGCAG ATATCAAGAATACAAGACAGAATATGTGTCCACCCAGAAGCGAGCCTATTTTAATGCTCATAAAGATGAGGACTG GCTGAAAGACAAATATCATCCCACAAATCTGCTCACTGTTATCGAAAG GAGGAACGAACTTGcacgaaaagtagcaaaagattTTCTGCTTGATCTACAGAGTGGGACCTTGGACTT AGGCCCAGGTGTCAATTCCGCAGCTTCAAATAAACCAGGACACAATAGTGAACCAAATTCTGAAGATGAAACTGACGTGGGTGGCAAGCGGAGACGGCCTGGCAGGGaaccaaataaagaaaatgttCTTCTTTCAGCTGCTCCTAAGGCTCACCCAGTCAGTTCTGAGCCTAGACGTATACAAGTAGACATTGAACAAGCGCAGGCCCTTGTTCGCAAACTTGACTCTGAAAAAGGAATTGTGGAAAACATTTTATATGGACCTGATAATgacaaaaatagagaaaaattgCACGGTGGCTCCACTGGCCCTGTTATTATAATACGGGGTTTGACATCTGTAAAGGGCTTGGAGGGCATTGAGCTACTAGATACTCTTATTACTTATCTCTGGCGCATCCATGGTTTAGATTATTATGGAATGAGTGAATCAAACGAAGCTAAGGGTCTACGGCATGTGAGAGCAGAGGGGAAGAGTTCCAATCTGACCAGTAATGGAAATGAGTCAGAAGAGAAATTAGACTTGCGTTGGCAAGAAAGGTTGCAGAGTCAAGATCCCTTGGAAATAATGACTGCTAAGGAAAAGATAGATACTACTGCTTCTGAATCCTTGGATCCCTATGTTCGGAAGATCAGGGATGAAAAGTATGGCTGGAAGTATGGTTGTGGAGCCAAGGGTTGCACAAAGCTCTTTCATGCTGCTGAGTTTGTGCACAAACATCTTAAATTGAAACACCCTGAACTTGTGATGGAGGTGACTTCCAAACTGCGCGAGGAGCTGTATTTCCAGAATTATATGAA TGATGTGGATGCACCTGGTGGAACTCCTATTATGCAGCAATCTGTACTG AGGGACAAACCACAGAGGCGCAGGCCTGTAGAGAATAGATTGAAAGATGAACGTGGTAACCGTAGAGAACGAGACAATCGAGTCAATGGTGGTGAGAGATTTGATAGGTCTGAGAACATGCAATCAAGTGAATTCCAGCCCAATAATGATGGTCCAGATGGAGGGAATCCTGATGAACCGATGTTTGATAATTTTGGTGGGCAAGGAATGCGTGTTGGTCCTCCTTTCCCATCGGATATACCGCCACCACCTGTATTGATGCCTGTGCCTGGTGCTGG TCCGTTAGGACCTTTTGTTCCTGCTCCCCCTGAAGTTGCAATGCAAATGTTGCGAGATCAAGGTGGTCCTCCACCTTTTGAAGGTAGTGGTAGAAATGTGTGGTCTGGACCCCAAATGAGTGGGCCATCCCCAATTCTTGCTTTATCTCCAGCTTTTCGACAGGATCCTCGACGTTTAAGAAG TTATCAAGATCTAGatgccccagaagatgaagtgACAGTGATAGACTACAGGAGCTTGTAG